The following proteins are co-located in the Sulfurovum sp. TSL6 genome:
- a CDS encoding isoprenylcysteine carboxylmethyltransferase family protein, with translation MTSKTVDPNINQAPSPRLWFALIFTYLFIPLILLVCGGDVSWWQAWVFLVLIFLAGIGGRILAEKRHPGILVERATSEKTLNAKPWDKVLSPLMAISLTFPLVIVAGLDHRYGWTPLFSTWLNILGLVIIALGYAFAAWALVENRFFSSTVRIQTDRGHSVCDSGPYRIVRHPGYAGNLLALPGMVLALNSMWTLIPAVAALFIAVMRTALEDKTLHEELPGYRDYARRVRYRLFPGIY, from the coding sequence ATGACATCGAAAACCGTTGATCCAAACATAAATCAAGCTCCAAGCCCTCGCTTGTGGTTTGCTTTGATCTTTACGTATCTGTTCATCCCACTGATCCTCCTGGTCTGCGGAGGAGATGTTAGCTGGTGGCAGGCCTGGGTCTTTTTAGTACTGATATTTCTAGCCGGTATAGGCGGACGAATCTTGGCAGAAAAGCGGCATCCGGGAATTCTGGTAGAACGGGCTACCTCGGAAAAGACACTGAATGCGAAACCATGGGATAAAGTGCTTTCCCCACTGATGGCTATAAGTCTCACATTCCCCCTTGTTATTGTCGCAGGACTTGATCACCGCTATGGGTGGACACCTCTGTTTTCGACATGGCTTAACATTCTCGGTCTCGTTATTATCGCACTTGGGTATGCATTTGCCGCATGGGCTTTAGTAGAGAACCGCTTTTTCTCCAGTACGGTGCGTATTCAAACGGATCGGGGACATTCGGTCTGCGATAGTGGCCCTTACCGGATCGTACGGCACCCAGGCTATGCCGGGAACCTTCTGGCGCTTCCGGGCATGGTGTTGGCCTTAAACTCCATGTGGACCCTTATCCCTGCAGTAGCGGCGTTGTTTATAGCAGTGATGAGAACCGCACTGGAAGACAAAACCCTTCATGAGGAGCTGCCGGGGTATCGAGATTATGCAAGGCGTGTACGCTATCGCTTATTTCCTGGAATCTACTGA
- a CDS encoding SPFH domain-containing protein: protein MPFFDPLERQLRSVIQWDTDNEDALFYRWSSNGDEIKNASKLIIGPTQGCILVYEGKIRAVFDKEGLFNIKTDNIPFITTLKKVMQFFESEHKAEFYFYKKTIITDQKWGTVAPIKYMDPVYDFPVELIAFGNYSMQIKDPKSFFVSIVGEREYFSIEELRKIINARIVHPMSDTFAESKVSYNHIDEQREELGDALTEKLDQVFDVLGFHLSDFRIEGTEFDANTRDRIGKIADTQATHFAAKSVGVSYQDMRKLDALEAASNNEGGAAGVFLGAGAGEALSSELRKPFQESEAKQSVTQRLQQLKELFTNELITEEEFTQKKQSILDEV, encoded by the coding sequence ATGCCATTTTTTGATCCACTAGAAAGACAGCTACGCTCAGTGATACAATGGGATACTGACAATGAAGATGCATTGTTTTACAGATGGAGCAGTAACGGAGATGAGATAAAGAATGCATCGAAACTTATCATAGGCCCTACACAAGGTTGTATTCTTGTCTATGAAGGGAAGATCAGAGCAGTGTTTGACAAAGAAGGGCTCTTCAATATCAAAACAGACAACATACCTTTCATTACAACCCTAAAAAAGGTAATGCAGTTCTTCGAGAGTGAGCATAAAGCGGAATTTTACTTCTATAAAAAAACGATCATCACTGATCAGAAATGGGGAACTGTAGCACCCATTAAATACATGGATCCTGTTTATGACTTCCCCGTAGAGCTTATTGCTTTTGGTAATTACAGTATGCAGATAAAAGATCCTAAAAGTTTCTTTGTCTCTATAGTAGGAGAGCGTGAATACTTCAGTATAGAGGAACTCAGAAAGATCATTAATGCCAGAATTGTTCACCCAATGAGTGATACATTTGCAGAATCAAAAGTATCATATAACCACATAGATGAACAGAGAGAAGAACTGGGTGATGCATTGACAGAAAAACTGGATCAGGTTTTCGATGTTTTAGGTTTTCATCTCTCCGACTTCAGGATTGAAGGAACTGAATTCGATGCAAACACTAGAGATAGAATCGGAAAGATAGCAGATACACAAGCAACTCATTTTGCAGCAAAATCAGTGGGCGTAAGTTATCAGGATATGAGAAAACTGGATGCGCTTGAAGCGGCTTCAAATAATGAAGGCGGGGCCGCAGGTGTATTTCTCGGAGCTGGCGCAGGCGAGGCATTGTCATCAGAACTCAGAAAACCTTTTCAGGAATCTGAAGCAAAACAGTCAGTAACCCAAAGACTCCAGCAGTTAAAAGAGCTTTTTACTAATGAGCTTATTACAGAAGAGGAGTTTACACAGAAGAAACAGTCTATTTTGGATGAAGTATAG
- a CDS encoding zf-TFIIB domain-containing protein — protein sequence MKCKFCSAPLPKKGPICDYCGQRNPLNLRVLSKVDIEEMSEDHNCPVCDIAFDNINIGKRERIVVKRCNDCDGVFITEDILEHLIKREASLRVEVDYRVLRFVQDNPRQKQESVISYRRCPVCENMMQRINYRSVSGVIVDRCLRHGVWLDGGELKQLFEWKKAGGSAKKSEVSRNNQSSNKGYMYEESRLSSYFDPIGDFFTWIQGG from the coding sequence ATGAAATGTAAGTTTTGTTCAGCCCCATTACCTAAAAAAGGTCCTATCTGTGATTATTGCGGTCAAAGAAACCCTCTGAACCTAAGAGTACTTTCAAAAGTTGATATTGAAGAGATGAGTGAAGACCACAACTGTCCAGTGTGTGACATTGCCTTTGATAATATCAATATAGGGAAAAGAGAGAGGATAGTTGTCAAAAGATGTAATGACTGTGATGGGGTATTCATAACCGAGGATATTTTAGAACACCTTATCAAAAGAGAGGCAAGTCTAAGAGTTGAAGTAGATTACAGGGTGCTTCGTTTTGTCCAGGATAATCCCAGACAGAAACAGGAATCGGTCATTAGCTATAGAAGATGCCCAGTCTGTGAAAACATGATGCAACGAATCAACTATAGATCTGTAAGCGGCGTGATAGTTGACAGATGCCTTAGGCATGGAGTTTGGCTTGATGGAGGAGAACTTAAGCAGCTCTTTGAATGGAAAAAAGCTGGAGGATCCGCAAAAAAAAGTGAAGTTTCAAGAAATAATCAGTCATCCAATAAGGGATATATGTATGAAGAGTCAAGACTATCTTCATACTTTGACCCAATAGGTGATTTTTTCACCTGGATACAAGGTGGTTGA
- a CDS encoding MmcQ/YjbR family DNA-binding protein produces the protein MNFEQLDTYLRSKQGVTFDYPFDEKVRVYRIGEKMFALTSEDRPVSVNLKCDPIYALELRSLYKGIIGGYHMNKKHWNTVTVEDSDVDEETVKELIDHSYDLVYEKLTKKQKALLG, from the coding sequence ATGAACTTTGAACAATTAGATACTTATTTACGATCAAAACAGGGTGTGACCTTTGATTATCCTTTTGATGAGAAGGTTCGTGTGTATCGCATCGGTGAAAAAATGTTTGCTTTGACCTCAGAAGATAGACCTGTATCGGTCAACCTCAAATGTGACCCGATCTATGCTTTGGAACTGCGCTCGCTCTATAAGGGTATCATAGGAGGGTACCATATGAATAAAAAGCATTGGAACACAGTGACGGTAGAAGATTCCGATGTGGATGAAGAAACAGTGAAAGAACTGATAGACCACTCCTATGATCTGGTGTATGAGAAATTGACCAAGAAACAAAAAGCTTTACTGGGGTAA
- a CDS encoding methylated-DNA--[protein]-cysteine S-methyltransferase, translated as MNKISIQYFQTPVGEMILGAYDNKLCIADWRYRKGRESIDRRVQKGLHAVFVEEENEVLNLAKEELEAYFKGLRKTFDMPLLLVGTAFQKSVWQGLLQIPFGTTVSYKDLTQKIDNKTAVRAVASAVGANAMSIFIPCHRVIGSDGSLRGYAGGLEAKKKLLALEQNIFTI; from the coding sequence ATGAACAAGATCAGCATACAATACTTCCAAACACCTGTCGGAGAAATGATCTTAGGGGCCTATGACAATAAACTCTGCATAGCTGACTGGCGATACAGAAAGGGCAGAGAAAGTATAGATAGAAGAGTGCAAAAGGGCCTTCATGCCGTTTTTGTCGAAGAAGAGAATGAGGTGTTGAATTTGGCAAAAGAAGAACTGGAAGCGTACTTTAAAGGCTTACGTAAAACATTTGATATGCCTCTGCTTTTGGTTGGCACAGCATTTCAAAAGTCTGTTTGGCAGGGATTGCTTCAAATTCCTTTTGGTACCACTGTTTCTTATAAGGATCTGACTCAAAAAATTGATAACAAAACAGCCGTAAGGGCTGTAGCCTCAGCTGTAGGTGCCAATGCTATGTCTATTTTCATCCCTTGTCATCGTGTTATCGGATCTGATGGCTCTTTGAGAGGTTATGCAGGTGGTTTGGAAGCGAAGAAAAAGCTATTGGCGCTTGAACAAAATATCTTTACGATATAA
- a CDS encoding bifunctional 2-polyprenyl-6-hydroxyphenol methylase/3-demethylubiquinol 3-O-methyltransferase UbiG produces MEKKNFFELVYENAEHNDLSSIPWATLAPNVYLEKHLSQQGPVTGKKALVIGCGLGDDALILEKYGYEVDALDISPSAIALAKKRHPDSRVDFYVGDIYDMPESSVGQYDFVYEGLTIQSLPPADREKLVGIIASLVAKEGELLVYAHTQDDTDNYGGPPWPLYADEFTLFEKEGLEQVYVDKEKESKPVAPYRCCALYRK; encoded by the coding sequence ATGGAAAAGAAAAACTTTTTTGAGTTAGTCTATGAGAATGCAGAGCATAATGATCTCTCATCTATCCCATGGGCGACACTTGCGCCTAATGTCTATTTGGAAAAACACTTAAGTCAGCAAGGCCCAGTTACAGGTAAAAAAGCATTGGTTATCGGATGCGGTTTAGGCGATGATGCACTGATCTTGGAAAAGTATGGCTATGAGGTAGACGCTTTAGATATCTCTCCTTCCGCGATAGCCCTGGCCAAGAAGAGACACCCTGATAGCAGGGTCGACTTTTATGTAGGAGATATCTATGATATGCCTGAATCCTCTGTGGGTCAATATGATTTTGTCTATGAAGGGTTGACTATTCAGTCTTTACCCCCTGCAGACAGAGAAAAACTGGTGGGTATCATCGCTTCTCTTGTGGCTAAAGAGGGAGAGCTGTTAGTCTATGCGCATACACAGGATGATACAGATAATTATGGTGGACCACCATGGCCATTGTACGCAGATGAATTTACACTTTTTGAGAAAGAAGGGCTGGAACAAGTCTATGTCGATAAAGAAAAAGAGAGTAAACCCGTAGCACCCTATAGATGTTGTGCGCTTTATAGAAAATAG
- a CDS encoding alpha/beta fold hydrolase encodes MSIQKIILIILIAVLSLTTDSATKLYSMVMQYERYTAGLEKKCITLDFGKIVYLENSVKSDETLVFVHGFGGNKDTWNRLIEALDDKYHVIVLDLPGHGESVSEKTLSYTISDQAKRLHAFVEAKKLTGIYLFGHSMGGAIALRYTGSHEETLKALILIDAMGLDKTKSDGVKLVERSDKNPLYDVCTEARLETLLRYSLNKPPYIPDIIKEALLQEKCERRELEKILYEDMYKDVCCLNDLAKKIHIPTLILWGEKDRMTHIDNASLFHDTIKNSQLVIFKEIGHVPILENPEQTADAVESFIREMKK; translated from the coding sequence ATGTCAATCCAAAAGATTATCCTCATTATCTTAATTGCAGTTTTGAGTTTGACGACGGACAGTGCAACAAAACTCTATAGTATGGTAATGCAGTATGAACGTTACACGGCAGGGTTAGAGAAAAAATGTATCACTTTGGATTTTGGAAAGATAGTTTACCTTGAAAACAGTGTCAAAAGTGATGAAACACTGGTGTTTGTTCACGGATTTGGTGGGAATAAGGATACGTGGAACAGACTCATCGAAGCATTGGATGACAAATATCATGTTATTGTACTTGATCTGCCAGGACATGGAGAGAGTGTCTCGGAAAAGACATTGAGTTATACGATTTCGGACCAGGCAAAAAGATTACACGCCTTTGTTGAAGCCAAAAAACTGACAGGCATTTATCTCTTTGGCCACTCTATGGGAGGAGCTATTGCTTTACGCTATACAGGAAGTCATGAAGAGACGCTAAAAGCGCTCATTCTTATAGATGCAATGGGCTTGGATAAAACCAAAAGTGACGGCGTCAAACTCGTAGAAAGATCCGATAAAAATCCACTCTATGATGTCTGTACCGAAGCGAGACTGGAAACACTTTTACGCTACTCTTTGAACAAGCCTCCCTATATTCCAGATATCATTAAAGAGGCACTTCTTCAAGAAAAGTGTGAAAGACGTGAGTTGGAAAAAATACTTTATGAGGATATGTATAAAGATGTCTGTTGTTTAAATGATCTTGCAAAAAAGATCCATATTCCTACACTTATACTATGGGGAGAGAAAGACAGGATGACACACATAGACAATGCATCTTTATTTCATGATACCATTAAGAACAGTCAATTAGTAATATTTAAAGAGATAGGACATGTACCGATACTTGAAAACCCTGAACAAACAGCTGATGCAGTTGAGAGCTTCATTCGAGAAATGAAGAAATAG
- the hrpB gene encoding ATP-dependent helicase HrpB has product MQTLPITQVIPEVKEKLLNNNRLVLQAPPGAGKTTALPLALLDAPWLEGKKIIMLEPRRLAVRSSAAHMAELLGEKVGKRIGYQIKMESVQSQETQILIITEGILTRKLQHDPSLEDVALIIFDEFHERSLHADLSLALALESQSILREDLKILIMSATLNTSTISKLLDHAPIVQSEGRSFPVESIYLPTHTPQPNKKELPSFVHTLLHSILQKEEGNILVFLAGVREIKAVEKLLNTTKPKDVFVSTLYGNLSKEAQDRAINAPPKGFRKVVLSTNIAQTSLTIEGITVVVDSGLQNVSIFNPFSGMNKLESNFISQDSATQRAGRAGRLSEGKAYHLWHKSKILLKHDVPEILLADLSQMVLELARWGNDEIDTLSWMDRPPSSAINHAKKLLQQLGALDEKGDITTHGIAMSRYGLHPRLAHMMLKAQTLGLAYEASLLAVLVSEKDIYRNAFGSSDMRERVSVLHDVARKVAVDTQFINLKQCQYLLANAKRIEKVPKETINLEMLGILMAFAYPDRIAKQRYEKNHSYLLSNAKGASLHKSDELFHARFLVISDLDARSKDAIIYKAIELTQTQIEEHLQEHIQQNDEVDWNEEQQRVEVRRVQRLGAIQLRETQLMNTENEEVLDVLLEALEELGLNALNWSKEALLLRQRVNFFNAHQMEFPDFSDDHLLENMDKWLSPYLSGITTLRACQNLDFYNILLGQMSFEQTQLLDTLAPTKLKVASGSNIAIDYTNIEQPVLAVRLQEMFGTKNTPTILDGKVKLMIHLLSPASRPMQVTQDLENFWNNTYEEVKKELRGKYKKHYWPDDPLTAIATSKTKKHM; this is encoded by the coding sequence ATGCAAACCCTACCCATTACCCAAGTCATACCTGAAGTTAAAGAGAAACTTCTAAACAACAACCGTTTAGTACTCCAAGCACCACCAGGTGCAGGGAAAACAACGGCACTTCCTTTAGCACTGTTAGATGCACCTTGGTTAGAGGGTAAGAAGATCATTATGTTGGAGCCTCGTCGTTTGGCTGTGCGATCTTCTGCTGCCCATATGGCTGAACTTCTAGGTGAAAAAGTAGGTAAACGCATCGGTTATCAGATAAAGATGGAATCTGTACAGAGTCAAGAGACACAGATACTCATCATTACTGAGGGTATATTAACCCGTAAACTACAACATGATCCCAGCTTGGAAGATGTGGCTCTCATCATCTTCGATGAGTTTCATGAACGTTCTTTACATGCGGACTTGTCTCTTGCTTTAGCACTTGAGTCTCAGTCCATACTACGAGAAGATCTGAAGATACTCATCATGTCTGCGACACTGAATACTTCTACTATTTCAAAGCTACTGGATCACGCCCCCATTGTACAAAGTGAGGGACGTTCTTTCCCTGTGGAGAGCATCTATCTACCGACCCATACACCTCAACCAAACAAAAAAGAACTACCCTCTTTCGTACATACGCTTCTACACAGTATATTACAAAAAGAAGAAGGGAATATACTTGTTTTTTTAGCAGGTGTAAGAGAGATAAAAGCTGTGGAAAAGCTTCTAAACACAACTAAACCCAAAGATGTTTTTGTCTCAACACTCTATGGTAACCTTAGCAAAGAAGCACAAGACAGAGCCATAAATGCACCACCTAAAGGCTTTAGAAAAGTGGTACTTAGTACCAACATTGCTCAAACCTCTTTGACCATAGAAGGCATTACCGTAGTGGTGGATTCTGGGCTTCAAAATGTCTCTATCTTCAACCCGTTTTCGGGGATGAACAAACTTGAAAGTAACTTTATCTCTCAAGATTCTGCCACCCAAAGAGCGGGGCGCGCAGGGCGTTTGTCTGAAGGAAAAGCCTACCATCTTTGGCACAAGTCCAAGATACTTTTAAAACACGATGTCCCTGAGATACTCTTAGCTGACCTTAGCCAAATGGTTTTAGAGCTGGCACGTTGGGGAAATGATGAGATAGATACGCTTTCATGGATGGACAGACCTCCCAGCTCTGCTATAAACCATGCCAAAAAGCTTCTGCAACAGCTAGGTGCACTGGATGAAAAAGGAGACATTACAACGCATGGTATAGCTATGAGTCGTTATGGACTCCATCCAAGACTGGCACACATGATGCTCAAGGCTCAAACACTGGGCCTTGCGTATGAGGCTTCCCTGTTAGCAGTTTTGGTTTCAGAAAAAGACATCTACCGTAATGCTTTTGGTTCATCAGATATGCGTGAACGTGTTTCTGTACTGCATGATGTTGCCAGGAAAGTAGCTGTAGATACACAGTTTATCAACCTCAAACAATGCCAGTACCTACTTGCCAATGCCAAACGCATAGAAAAAGTACCAAAAGAAACCATAAATCTAGAGATGCTTGGCATACTCATGGCCTTTGCCTACCCTGATCGCATAGCAAAACAACGTTATGAAAAAAACCACAGCTACCTACTCTCTAATGCAAAAGGTGCATCCTTACATAAAAGTGATGAACTTTTTCATGCACGTTTTTTAGTGATATCTGATTTGGATGCCCGCAGTAAAGATGCTATCATCTACAAAGCCATAGAACTCACACAAACACAAATAGAAGAACACCTTCAAGAACATATACAACAAAATGACGAGGTCGATTGGAACGAAGAGCAGCAAAGAGTTGAAGTTCGTAGAGTTCAACGTTTAGGTGCTATACAATTACGAGAAACACAACTAATGAACACAGAAAATGAAGAAGTACTGGATGTACTTCTTGAAGCATTGGAAGAGTTGGGATTAAATGCTCTAAACTGGAGTAAAGAGGCCCTCTTACTTAGACAAAGAGTAAACTTTTTCAATGCACACCAAATGGAATTTCCAGACTTTTCAGACGACCATCTTTTAGAAAATATGGATAAGTGGCTAAGCCCTTACCTCTCAGGTATCACTACACTCAGAGCATGTCAAAATTTAGACTTTTACAACATCCTTTTAGGACAAATGAGTTTTGAACAGACGCAACTTTTAGACACCCTGGCACCTACTAAGTTAAAAGTAGCCAGTGGCTCAAACATTGCCATAGATTATACTAATATAGAACAACCCGTCTTAGCGGTACGACTCCAAGAGATGTTTGGAACAAAAAATACACCTACTATACTGGATGGAAAAGTAAAACTGATGATCCACCTGCTTTCCCCAGCCTCACGCCCCATGCAAGTCACACAAGACTTAGAGAACTTTTGGAACAACACTTACGAAGAAGTAAAAAAAGAGTTAAGAGGCAAATACAAAAAGCACTACTGGCCTGACGATCCACTTACTGCTATAGCTACTTCTAAGACTAAGAAACATATGTAG
- a CDS encoding arsenate reductase family protein — MTIYGIKTCSTVGKARKFMKDNDIAFDFVDYKVESVDETKIREWLKQIDMSVLFNTRGTKYRDLKLKELDLDDEGKIAWMAKENYLLKRPVIEYGDGKVHVAYDEEVYKKTFL, encoded by the coding sequence ATGACTATATACGGTATAAAAACCTGTTCAACAGTAGGTAAAGCAAGAAAATTTATGAAAGATAACGATATAGCGTTTGATTTTGTAGATTATAAGGTAGAGTCTGTAGATGAAACAAAGATACGTGAGTGGCTAAAACAGATAGATATGTCTGTACTTTTTAACACACGTGGTACAAAATACAGAGACTTAAAACTCAAAGAACTTGACCTTGATGATGAGGGTAAAATAGCATGGATGGCAAAAGAAAACTATTTGCTTAAGCGTCCGGTAATAGAGTATGGTGATGGTAAAGTCCATGTGGCTTATGATGAAGAAGTCTACAAGAAGACATTTTTATAA
- a CDS encoding AAA family ATPase encodes MKQNTALDILKSGKNVFITGSAGTGKTYLLNLYTQYLKERRVYPTIVAPTGIAASHLGGQTIHSFFALGIRDSIDEGYVDFLLEKKYLKTRFSKLKLLIIDEVSMISPEIFSSMDLILRGFKGTDAPFGGVQVVISGDFFQLPPVSKVPKEKRFAWQSPAWKALDLHTCYLEEKFRQDDDRLIGILDDIRSGEISASSEELLAGRHEKELSTATPTKLYTHNVDVDRINKDELDKLEGEPKLFVYESKGSEKNIEKIFKSSLVLEELALKKGAVVIFIKNNAEEGYVNGTTGTVQSFSPIDNMPIVRTTEGKKIKLEPEDWSLENDSGKVTATVSQVPLRLAWAITIHKSQGMTLDAAEIDLSKTFETGQGYVALSRIKNIEGLRLMGLNPMALRVDPLILHIDERIKMASKKASDSIEALTKESLENLFESHISKLGGIVSKEKIDEEIQNIKEGKPSHSAYVTPTYMKTKHLIEKSDTLVKLAMNRGLGKSTIVQHLARIKEETPEIDLDKYKPKDGIFERVDNAVLKLRTKNLKENFSEDGKLRLKPLFEALDGDVSYDDLRVCMLFLA; translated from the coding sequence ATGAAGCAAAATACAGCACTAGACATACTAAAATCAGGTAAAAATGTATTTATCACCGGTTCAGCGGGGACAGGGAAGACCTATCTTCTTAATCTCTATACACAGTACTTAAAAGAACGCAGGGTTTACCCCACCATTGTTGCACCTACCGGTATAGCAGCTTCGCATTTGGGTGGGCAGACGATACATTCATTTTTTGCTTTGGGTATACGTGACAGTATAGATGAGGGGTATGTAGATTTTTTGTTGGAAAAAAAGTACCTCAAAACACGTTTTTCTAAACTCAAACTTCTTATCATTGATGAAGTTTCTATGATCTCACCAGAGATATTTTCTTCTATGGATCTGATACTGCGTGGTTTCAAGGGTACAGATGCTCCTTTTGGTGGGGTACAAGTAGTGATCTCTGGAGACTTTTTTCAGTTACCCCCTGTCTCAAAAGTACCTAAAGAGAAGCGTTTTGCATGGCAGTCTCCTGCATGGAAAGCACTAGACTTACATACCTGTTACTTGGAAGAAAAGTTTAGACAAGATGATGACAGACTCATTGGCATACTCGATGACATACGTTCTGGTGAAATATCAGCCTCATCGGAAGAACTACTGGCAGGCAGACATGAAAAAGAACTGAGCACTGCTACACCTACCAAACTCTACACCCATAATGTAGATGTAGACCGCATCAATAAAGATGAACTAGATAAGCTGGAGGGTGAGCCTAAACTGTTTGTTTATGAGTCAAAAGGGAGTGAAAAGAATATAGAGAAGATCTTTAAATCTTCTTTGGTTTTAGAAGAGTTGGCGCTTAAAAAGGGTGCGGTTGTCATCTTCATAAAAAACAATGCAGAAGAAGGCTATGTCAATGGTACCACCGGAACAGTGCAAAGTTTCAGCCCCATAGATAACATGCCCATTGTACGAACCACAGAGGGGAAGAAAATTAAGTTAGAGCCGGAAGACTGGTCACTTGAGAACGATAGTGGCAAAGTTACAGCGACTGTTTCACAAGTACCTTTGCGTTTGGCATGGGCTATCACGATACATAAGTCACAAGGCATGACACTGGATGCTGCGGAGATAGACTTGAGTAAAACATTTGAGACAGGACAGGGGTATGTGGCACTTTCACGTATTAAGAACATCGAAGGTTTACGGCTGATGGGTTTAAACCCTATGGCCTTGCGTGTAGACCCTCTCATCCTGCATATAGATGAGCGCATTAAAATGGCATCGAAGAAGGCCAGTGACAGCATAGAAGCATTGACAAAAGAGAGCTTGGAAAATCTGTTTGAAAGTCATATCTCAAAGCTTGGCGGCATAGTAAGTAAAGAGAAGATAGACGAAGAGATACAAAACATTAAAGAGGGTAAACCCTCACACTCAGCCTATGTCACACCTACATATATGAAGACAAAACACCTCATAGAAAAGTCAGATACGCTTGTGAAGCTAGCTATGAACAGAGGCTTAGGAAAAAGTACCATTGTGCAGCATCTTGCACGTATAAAAGAAGAAACTCCTGAGATAGATTTAGACAAGTACAAACCTAAAGATGGGATCTTTGAACGTGTAGATAATGCAGTGTTAAAGCTAAGAACCAAGAACTTAAAAGAGAACTTTTCAGAAGATGGCAAGCTGCGTTTAAAGCCACTATTTGAAGCTCTGGATGGCGATGTGAGTTATGATGACCTACGGGTTTGTATGTTGTTCTTGGCATAA
- a CDS encoding uracil-DNA glycosylase family protein, translating to MTFSKQIQDFYFNLPKELPLPHGVEIIYPFNNVETKRVMETFFNKYYADNRPRTYLVGINPGRLGAGITGIGFADAYHLDNYCDIPNSFDKRVEISAAFMFEVIEAYGGVEKFYKDFFFTTVMPLGLLKNDKNYNYYDDPQTQKALESFIEETLLKQMSFPQAKPNIICVGQGKNLKYLKAFNDKHHCFNSIEVVPHPRWVMQYRRKEKQKYIDTYLEAFESMMKMS from the coding sequence ATGACTTTTTCCAAACAGATACAGGACTTTTATTTCAATTTACCAAAAGAGTTACCTCTACCTCATGGCGTAGAGATCATCTACCCTTTTAATAATGTAGAAACAAAAAGAGTGATGGAAACATTTTTTAACAAATACTATGCCGACAATAGACCCCGCACCTATCTTGTCGGCATAAACCCCGGCAGACTTGGTGCCGGAATTACAGGCATTGGATTTGCAGATGCGTACCATTTGGATAACTACTGTGACATACCGAACAGCTTTGACAAGCGTGTAGAGATATCGGCAGCATTTATGTTTGAAGTGATCGAAGCATATGGCGGGGTAGAAAAATTTTATAAAGATTTTTTCTTTACAACGGTCATGCCGTTGGGACTTTTGAAAAATGACAAAAATTATAACTACTATGATGACCCACAAACACAAAAAGCGCTAGAATCTTTTATAGAAGAGACTTTACTGAAGCAGATGTCATTTCCTCAGGCAAAACCAAATATCATCTGTGTAGGACAAGGGAAAAATCTCAAATACCTCAAAGCCTTTAACGACAAGCATCACTGTTTTAACAGCATAGAAGTTGTGCCTCATCCTCGTTGGGTGATGCAGTATAGACGTAAGGAGAAGCAGAAGTATATAGATACTTATTTAGAGGCTTTCGAGAGCATGATGAAAATGAGTTAA
- a CDS encoding co-chaperone YbbN, which translates to METLKIVCPECNSVNTIKSDVRNEPIPCSQCQADLDDPFPVEVTDESCATHISENDIAVLVDFYSSTCGPCMAMYDDYEDAALGFGLKVRFLKINADTYQKVAKEYGVSALPTIIAFKKGQEVNRISSQLSRVELSLWAESLI; encoded by the coding sequence ATGGAAACTCTCAAAATCGTATGCCCTGAGTGCAACAGTGTCAACACCATCAAAAGTGATGTTAGGAATGAGCCAATTCCCTGTTCACAATGTCAAGCAGATCTAGATGACCCCTTTCCGGTTGAAGTAACTGATGAGAGTTGTGCGACCCATATCAGTGAAAATGACATAGCAGTGCTAGTTGATTTTTATTCATCCACTTGTGGCCCTTGTATGGCAATGTATGATGATTATGAAGATGCGGCTCTGGGTTTTGGATTAAAAGTGAGATTTCTCAAAATAAATGCCGATACATACCAGAAGGTCGCCAAAGAGTATGGAGTGAGTGCGCTTCCTACCATCATCGCCTTTAAAAAAGGCCAGGAAGTCAACCGTATAAGCAGCCAACTTTCCAGAGTTGAGCTCAGTTTATGGGCTGAGAGCCTCATCTAA